The following coding sequences are from one Thunnus maccoyii chromosome 17, fThuMac1.1, whole genome shotgun sequence window:
- the paplnb gene encoding papilin b, proteoglycan-like sulfated glycoprotein: MNILQVLGLLQLLAVPAFTLTRPTHDYWGEFGPYGPCSRTCGTGVAMRTRKCITSRTDGGHNCVGSSKSFRTCNTNACPVGSRDFREEQCSQFDRTNFQSKPYTWVPYYGATNPCELNCVPRGENFFYRQRPAVVDGTPCYVGRTDICVDGACRILVHGDFMGLDDDSNSVHSAAPVVVAPHPRETLTYIYKVGVYSECSASCNGGMQYRSVECMVQDSVNPHVVEETYCITHRLQRPQSQQACNMHPCTAEYSVSSFSVCSVTCGEGQQTREVTCVGPAGERLADRACSGLARPASVQACRRPACHTHISWHVTDYGLCTRSCGGGVRERRVSCYDTDLNPYPEARCGTAGRPTAMESCNTQPCPGAQMVPSVQDPRSHESTMRGFVPYVQEAHSASRPQTNIVYDPQPSVIGPHCAQSFYGCCPDGHTSATGPRNEGCPHDDCVRTRYGCCLDGVTPAQGFGRTGCPEYQTNVQHQSSLAVQPTGSVCSLPRDDGPCDTWKVRFYYNSSTGKCTEFWFGGCQGNTNNFVSLEACQRECGGVVMEPPPPPRRVTPRRGSPRGVLRARA, from the exons ctgaCACGTCCAACCCATGACTACTGGGGAGAGTTTGGACCCTATGGGCCCTGCAGTCGCACCTGTGGCACAGGAGTGGCAATGAGAACCAGGAAATGTATTACTTCAAG GACAGATGGAGGACATAACTGTGTGGGATCCTCAAAGTCCTTCCGAACCTGTAATACAAAT GCATGTCCAGTTGGATCCAGGGACTTCAGGGAGGAGCAGTGCTCCCAGTTTGACAGAACGAACTTTCAGAGCAAACCCTACACATGGGTGCCTTACTATGGAG CAACCAATCCATGTGAGCTGAACTGTGTGCCGAGAGGAGAGAACTTCTTCTACCGACAGAGACCTGCAGTAGTGGATGGGACACCATGCTACGTGGGCCGCACTGATATCTGTGTGGATGGCGCCTGCAGG ATACTGGTCCATGGAGACTTTATGGGCTTGGATGATGACAGTAATTCTGTTCACTCTGCTGCTCCTGTTGTTGTGGCTCCTCACCCGAGGGAGACACTCACATACATCTATAAAGTTGGTGTCTATAGCGAGTGCTCTGCCAGCTGCAACGGAGGCATGCAGTATCGCAGCGTGGAGTGTATGGTTCAGGACTCAGTGAACCCCCATGTGGTGGAAGAGACTTACTGCATCACACATCGCTTGCAAAGGCCACAGAGCCAGCAGGCCTGCAACATGCATCCGTGTACTGCTGAGTACAGCGTCTCCAGCTTCAGTGTG TGTTCAGTGACTTGTGGGGAAGGCCAACAGACGAGAGAGGTGACCTGTGTGGGGCCAGCAGGTGAACGTCTGGCTGACCGTGCTTGCAGCGGTTTGGCCAGACCCGCCTCTGTCCAAGCCTGCCGCAGACCtgcctgtcacacacacatcagctggCATGTGACTGACTATGGACTG TGCACCCGGAGCTGTGGTGGTGGCgtgagggagaggagagtgagCTGTTATGATACAGATCTCAACCCCTACCCAGAGGCCAGGTGTGGAACAGCAGGCAGACCCACTGCTATGGAGTCATGCAACACTCAGCCCTGCCCTGGAGCACAAA TGGTCCCAAGCGTGCAGGACCCAAGGTCACATGAAAGCACCATGAGAGGATTTGTGCCCTATGTTCAAGAAGCCCACTCAG CTTCCAGGCCACAGACAAACATTGTCTATGATCCCCAACCCTCAGTGATTGGTCCTCACTGTGCGCAGTCATTTTATGGCTGCTGTCCTGATGGCCATACCTCTGCCACTGGGCCTAGAAATGAGGGCTGTCCCCATGACGACTGTGTTCGCACCAG GTATGGCTGTTGTTTGGATGGGGTGACTCCAGCTCAAGGGTTTGGAAGGACTGGATGTCCTGAGTACCAGACAAATGTG CAACACCAATCATCCCTGGCCGTCCAACCCACTGGTAGTGTGTGTTCCCTGCCACGCGATGATGGCCCCTGTGATACCTGGAAGGTTCGGTTCTACTATAACTCAAGTACTGGCAAATGTACCGAGTTCTGGTTTGGTGGCTGCCAGGGCAATACCAATAACTTTGTTTCTCTGGAGGCATGCCAGAGAGAGTGTGGGGGTGTGGTCATGgagcctccacctccacctcgcAGAGTGACACCAAGGAGAGGGTCACCCAGGGGTGTACTGAGGGCAAGGGCATAA
- the erh gene encoding enhancer of rudimentary homolog has translation MSHTILLVQPTKRPEGRTYADYESVNECMEGVCKMYEEHLKRMNPNSPSITYDISQLFDFIDDLADLSCLVYRADTQTYQPYNKDWIKEKIYVLLRRQAQQAAK, from the exons ATG TCGCACACAATTTTGCTTGTCCAGCCGACTAAGAGACCCGAGGGCCGCACATATGCTGACTATGAGTCAGTGAATGAATGCATGGAAG GTGTGTGCAAAATGTATGAAGAGCATCTGAAGAGGATGAATCCAAACAGTCCCTCTATCACTTACGACATTAGTCAGTTGTTTGACTTTATCGACGACTTGGCAGATCTTAGCTGTCTTGT gTACAGGGCTGATACCCAAACTTACCAGCCATACAACAAAGACTGGATCAAGGAGAAGATATATGTCCTGCTGCGGCGTCAGGCTCAGCAGGCAGCAAAGTAA
- the smek1 gene encoding serine/threonine-protein phosphatase 4 regulatory subunit 3 isoform X1, translating to MTDTRRRVKVYTLNEDRQWDDRGTGHVSSGYVERLKGTSLLVRAESDGSLLLESKINQNTAYQKQQDTLIVWSEAENYDLALSFQEKAGCDEIWEKICQVQGKDPSVDITQDVVDESEEERFDDMSSPGLELPPCELNRLEDLAELVASSLPSPLRREKLALAVENEGYIRKLLELFRVCEDLENREGLHHLYEIIKGIFLLNRTALFEVMFSDECIMDVIGCLEFDPALPQPRRHREFLTKTARFKEVIPISDPELRQKIHQTYRVQYIQDMVLPTPSVFEENMLSTLHSFIFFNKVEIVGMLQDDEKFLTDLFAQLTDEATDDDKRHELVNFLKEFCAFSQTLQPQNRDAFFKTLSNMGILPALEVILGMDDVQVRGAATDIFSYLVEYNPSMVREFVMQESQQNDDDILLINLIIEHMICDTDPELGGAVQLMGLLRTLVDPENMLATANKTEKTEFLSFFYKHCMHVLSAPLLANTTEEKPSKDDFQTSQLLALILELLTFCVEHHTYHIKNYIINKDILRRVLVLTASQHAFLALCALRFMRRIIGLKDEFYNRYIMRNFLFEPVIKAFLNNGSRYNLMNSAIIEMFEYVRVEDVKSLTAHIVENYWKALEDVDYVQTFKGLKLRYEQQRERQDNPKLDSMRSILRNHRFRRDARTLEDEEEMWFNTDEDDLEDGEAVVPPSDKMKSEEDLMEPISKFMERKKLKDPEDKEVLGKSSLSGRQNPSFKLSFSGSTKTSLSSPPSSASLNPGSPGSPGSPGSGARSSPSTTAVTTRGGLVGLVDYPDDDDEEEEEEDDGESKEDPLPPSKKSKLSS from the exons ATGACGGACACTCGTCGACGAGTCAAAGTCTATACCCTCAATGAGGACAGACAGTGGGATGACCGTGGGACCGGGCATGTCTCCTCCGGTTATGTCGAGCGATTGAAAGGCACGTCTCTACTGGTGCGAGCAGAGAGTGATG GTTCCCTACTGCTGGAGTCCAAAATTAACCAAAACACAGCCTACCAGAAACAACAG GATACGTTGATAGTATGGTCAGAGGCTGAAAATTATGATCTGGCACTCAGCTTCCAGGAGAAGGCCGGCTGTGATGAAATCTGGGAGAAAATATGCCAG GTGCAGGGAAAGGACCCATCGGTGGACATAACCCAGGATGTGGTGGACGAGTCTGAGGAGGAGCGCTTTGATGACATGTCGTCGCCAGGTCTGGAGTTACCACCATGTGAACTAAACCGCTTGGAGGACTTGGCTGAGCTGGTGGCTTCCTCACTTCCATCGCCACTGCGGCGCGAGAAACTGGCACTGGCTGTGGAGAACGAGGGTTACATTCGCAAGCTCCTGGAGCTGTTCCGTGTGTGTGAGGATTTGGAGAACAGAGAGGGACTGCACCACCTGTACGAAATCATTAAAGGCATCTTCCTGCTCAATCGTACTGCACTCTTTGAGGTCATGTTCTCTGATGAGTGTATCATGGACGTCATTGGTTGTCTGGAGTTTGACCCAGCACTCCCGCAGCCACGGCGGCACCGGGAGTTTCTCACAAAGACAGCCCGGTTTAAGGAGGTGATCCCCATCTCTGATCCTGAACTGCGTCAGAAAATACACCAGACGTATCGGGTGCAGTACATTCAGGACATGGTGCTGCCCACACCCTCTGTTTTTGAGGAAAACATGCTGTCCACCCTGCactccttcatcttcttcaaCAAGGTGGAGATTGTGGGCATGCTTCAG GACGATGAGAAGTTCCTGACAGACCTTTTTGCACAGCTAACAGATGAGGCTACAGATGATGACAAAAGACACGAACTG GTGAACTTCCTAAAGGAATTCTGCGCATTCTCACAAACGTTACAACCTCAAAACAGAGACGCCTTCTTCAAGACACTGTCAAACATGGGCATTCTACCTGCACTAGAGGTCATACTG GGGATGGATGATGTTCAGGTGCGTGGGGCAGCCACTGATATCTTCTCTTATCTGGTGGAGTACAACCCCTCCATGGTACGAGAGTTCGTCATGCAGGAATCTCAGCAAAATGATGAT GACATCCTCCTGATCAACCTGATCATAGAACACATGATCTGTGACACTGACCCAGAGCTAGGTGGCGCGGTGCAGCTGATGGGCCTGCTACGGACTCTGGTGGACCCAGAGAACATGCTGGCTACTGCAAAT aaaacagaaaagacagagtTCCTGAGCTTCTTCTACAAGCACTGTATGCAtgtcctctcagctccactACTGGCCAACACCACAGAGGAAAAACCTAGCAAAG ATGATTTTCAAACATCCCAGTTGCTGGCCTTGATTTTGGAACTGCTGACATTCTGTGTTGAGCACCACACCTATCACATAAAAAACTACATCATCAACAAGGACATTCTCAGGAGGGTACTGGTGCTCACTGCCTCTCAGCATGCCTTCCTGGCACTAT GTGCCCTGCGCTTCATGCGGAGGATCATTGGTCTGAAGGATGAATTCTACAATCGCTACATAATGAGAAACTTTCTCTTCGAGCCTGTCATCAAGGCCTTCCTCAACAATGGCTCACGCTATAATCTCATGAACTCTGCTATCATTGAGATGTTTGAGTATGTCCGTGTG GAGGATGTGAAATCTCTCACAGCTCATATAGTAGAGAACTACTGGAAAGCTCTGGAGGACGTGGACTATGTCCAAACATTCAAAGGCCTAAAGCTGCGGTATGAACAGCAACGAGAGAGGCAAGACAACCCCAAACTGGATAG CATGCGCTCCATCTTGAGGAACCACCGCTTCCGTCGTGACGCACGGACgctggaggatgaagaggagatgTGGTTCAACACAGATGAGGATGACCTTGAGGATGGTGAAGCAGTGGTTCCTCCCTCTGACAAGATGAAGAGTGAGGAAGACCTCATGGAACCTATAAGCAAGTtcatggagagaaagaaat TGAAAGACCCAGAGGACAAGGAAGTACTGGGGAAGTCGAGCTTGTCAGGCAGACAGAACCCTAGCTTCAAACTTTCCTTCTCTGGCTCGACCAAAACCAGCCTGTCGAGCCCTCCTTCATCTGCCTCATTGAACCCAGGTTCTCCGGGATCACCAGGGTCTCCGGGCTCAGGGGCACGGAGCTCACCCTCCACCACAGCTGTAACCACGAGG GGAGGGTTAGTGGGATTGGTGGACTATCCTGACGATGAcgatgaggaggaagaagaggaggacgatGGGGAGAGTAAAGAGGACCCTCTGCCACCTTCGAAAAAGTCCAAACTGAGCTCCTAA
- the smek1 gene encoding serine/threonine-protein phosphatase 4 regulatory subunit 3 isoform X2, translated as MTDTRRRVKVYTLNEDRQWDDRGTGHVSSGYVERLKGTSLLVRAESDGSLLLESKINQNTAYQKQQDTLIVWSEAENYDLALSFQEKAGCDEIWEKICQVQGKDPSVDITQDVVDESEEERFDDMSSPGLELPPCELNRLEDLAELVASSLPSPLRREKLALAVENEGYIRKLLELFRVCEDLENREGLHHLYEIIKGIFLLNRTALFEVMFSDECIMDVIGCLEFDPALPQPRRHREFLTKTARFKEVIPISDPELRQKIHQTYRVQYIQDMVLPTPSVFEENMLSTLHSFIFFNKVEIVGMLQDDEKFLTDLFAQLTDEATDDDKRHELVNFLKEFCAFSQTLQPQNRDAFFKTLSNMGILPALEVILGMDDVQVRGAATDIFSYLVEYNPSMVREFVMQESQQNDDDILLINLIIEHMICDTDPELGGAVQLMGLLRTLVDPENMLATANKTEKTEFLSFFYKHCMHVLSAPLLANTTEEKPSKDDFQTSQLLALILELLTFCVEHHTYHIKNYIINKDILRRVLVLTASQHAFLALCALRFMRRIIGLKDEFYNRYIMRNFLFEPVIKAFLNNGSRYNLMNSAIIEMFEYVRVDVKSLTAHIVENYWKALEDVDYVQTFKGLKLRYEQQRERQDNPKLDSMRSILRNHRFRRDARTLEDEEEMWFNTDEDDLEDGEAVVPPSDKMKSEEDLMEPISKFMERKKLKDPEDKEVLGKSSLSGRQNPSFKLSFSGSTKTSLSSPPSSASLNPGSPGSPGSPGSGARSSPSTTAVTTRGGLVGLVDYPDDDDEEEEEEDDGESKEDPLPPSKKSKLSS; from the exons ATGACGGACACTCGTCGACGAGTCAAAGTCTATACCCTCAATGAGGACAGACAGTGGGATGACCGTGGGACCGGGCATGTCTCCTCCGGTTATGTCGAGCGATTGAAAGGCACGTCTCTACTGGTGCGAGCAGAGAGTGATG GTTCCCTACTGCTGGAGTCCAAAATTAACCAAAACACAGCCTACCAGAAACAACAG GATACGTTGATAGTATGGTCAGAGGCTGAAAATTATGATCTGGCACTCAGCTTCCAGGAGAAGGCCGGCTGTGATGAAATCTGGGAGAAAATATGCCAG GTGCAGGGAAAGGACCCATCGGTGGACATAACCCAGGATGTGGTGGACGAGTCTGAGGAGGAGCGCTTTGATGACATGTCGTCGCCAGGTCTGGAGTTACCACCATGTGAACTAAACCGCTTGGAGGACTTGGCTGAGCTGGTGGCTTCCTCACTTCCATCGCCACTGCGGCGCGAGAAACTGGCACTGGCTGTGGAGAACGAGGGTTACATTCGCAAGCTCCTGGAGCTGTTCCGTGTGTGTGAGGATTTGGAGAACAGAGAGGGACTGCACCACCTGTACGAAATCATTAAAGGCATCTTCCTGCTCAATCGTACTGCACTCTTTGAGGTCATGTTCTCTGATGAGTGTATCATGGACGTCATTGGTTGTCTGGAGTTTGACCCAGCACTCCCGCAGCCACGGCGGCACCGGGAGTTTCTCACAAAGACAGCCCGGTTTAAGGAGGTGATCCCCATCTCTGATCCTGAACTGCGTCAGAAAATACACCAGACGTATCGGGTGCAGTACATTCAGGACATGGTGCTGCCCACACCCTCTGTTTTTGAGGAAAACATGCTGTCCACCCTGCactccttcatcttcttcaaCAAGGTGGAGATTGTGGGCATGCTTCAG GACGATGAGAAGTTCCTGACAGACCTTTTTGCACAGCTAACAGATGAGGCTACAGATGATGACAAAAGACACGAACTG GTGAACTTCCTAAAGGAATTCTGCGCATTCTCACAAACGTTACAACCTCAAAACAGAGACGCCTTCTTCAAGACACTGTCAAACATGGGCATTCTACCTGCACTAGAGGTCATACTG GGGATGGATGATGTTCAGGTGCGTGGGGCAGCCACTGATATCTTCTCTTATCTGGTGGAGTACAACCCCTCCATGGTACGAGAGTTCGTCATGCAGGAATCTCAGCAAAATGATGAT GACATCCTCCTGATCAACCTGATCATAGAACACATGATCTGTGACACTGACCCAGAGCTAGGTGGCGCGGTGCAGCTGATGGGCCTGCTACGGACTCTGGTGGACCCAGAGAACATGCTGGCTACTGCAAAT aaaacagaaaagacagagtTCCTGAGCTTCTTCTACAAGCACTGTATGCAtgtcctctcagctccactACTGGCCAACACCACAGAGGAAAAACCTAGCAAAG ATGATTTTCAAACATCCCAGTTGCTGGCCTTGATTTTGGAACTGCTGACATTCTGTGTTGAGCACCACACCTATCACATAAAAAACTACATCATCAACAAGGACATTCTCAGGAGGGTACTGGTGCTCACTGCCTCTCAGCATGCCTTCCTGGCACTAT GTGCCCTGCGCTTCATGCGGAGGATCATTGGTCTGAAGGATGAATTCTACAATCGCTACATAATGAGAAACTTTCTCTTCGAGCCTGTCATCAAGGCCTTCCTCAACAATGGCTCACGCTATAATCTCATGAACTCTGCTATCATTGAGATGTTTGAGTATGTCCGTGTG GATGTGAAATCTCTCACAGCTCATATAGTAGAGAACTACTGGAAAGCTCTGGAGGACGTGGACTATGTCCAAACATTCAAAGGCCTAAAGCTGCGGTATGAACAGCAACGAGAGAGGCAAGACAACCCCAAACTGGATAG CATGCGCTCCATCTTGAGGAACCACCGCTTCCGTCGTGACGCACGGACgctggaggatgaagaggagatgTGGTTCAACACAGATGAGGATGACCTTGAGGATGGTGAAGCAGTGGTTCCTCCCTCTGACAAGATGAAGAGTGAGGAAGACCTCATGGAACCTATAAGCAAGTtcatggagagaaagaaat TGAAAGACCCAGAGGACAAGGAAGTACTGGGGAAGTCGAGCTTGTCAGGCAGACAGAACCCTAGCTTCAAACTTTCCTTCTCTGGCTCGACCAAAACCAGCCTGTCGAGCCCTCCTTCATCTGCCTCATTGAACCCAGGTTCTCCGGGATCACCAGGGTCTCCGGGCTCAGGGGCACGGAGCTCACCCTCCACCACAGCTGTAACCACGAGG GGAGGGTTAGTGGGATTGGTGGACTATCCTGACGATGAcgatgaggaggaagaagaggaggacgatGGGGAGAGTAAAGAGGACCCTCTGCCACCTTCGAAAAAGTCCAAACTGAGCTCCTAA